DNA from Paraburkholderia sp. BL10I2N1:
TCGAAGCGCACAAGGTGCGGCTCGTAAGGCAGCCCGGTTTCCTCGAGCATCACCGAGACCTTGACGCCATTTGGCGTGGGCAGCGAATAGAGTTGAATCCTGTCAGGATGCGTAGCGGGCCATTTCTGTGTGATCGGGAACGCGGAAAGGTCGGTCATAGGGGAGTCTGGAAAGGAACGAAAGGAATGACGCTTTGCCGGGTATGCAACGCCTGGCGCCCTTTGGCAGGAGGGCAGGACAATCAATATAAACGCTCTGACTCCACCTTGCTTGCGCGGCTCGGACAGGAACGCGTCCCGCGCCGCGCACGATCGGTCGCTCAGTCACATGGCGTGGTGTTTTGCGTCGCTGTTCGCGAGAGCGTTGCGCGTCGTGAGCACGTCATCGATCAGGCCGTAGGCTTTCGCCGCTTCCGCCGACATGAAGTTGTCGCGGTCCGTATCTTTCTCGATCTGTTCGACCGTTTGTCCGGTGCGTTCGGCGAGCGCCACATTCAACCGTTGCCGCAGATACAGCACTTCGCGCGCCTGAATCTCGATGTCGGCGGCCGTGCCCTGTCCGCCGCCTGACGGCTGGTGAATCATGATCCGCGCATTCGGCAGCGCGTAGCGTTTGCCGCGCTGGCCGGCCGCGAGCAGAAAGGTGCCCATGCTCGCCGCGAAGCCGGTGCATAGCGTCGAGACTTCGGGCTTGATGAACTGCATCGTGTCGATGATCGCGAGGCCGTCATAGACAGAGCCACCCGGCGAGTTGATGTAAAAAGAAATATCCTTGTCGGGATTCTCCGATTCGAGAAAGAGCAACTGCGCGACGATCAGGCTCGCCGACTGCTCGTTGACCGGGCCGACCAGAAACACGATGCGCTCGCGCAACAGGCGTGAATAGATGTCGTAGGCGCGTTCGCCGCGACCGGACTGTTCGATGACGGTCGGCACGAGGCCGAGACCCGAAAACGATGGGGGCGGATAAAGTGAAGACATGCGTTCCTCGTTCGATCGTGAAAGAAGCCCGCGCTGTGCGGCATCGCGCGGGTGTCTGTCAGCAAGACGCGGGAACGTCGTGTCGCGTGACGGAGAATGTTTTTGCGTTGGCGTGTCACATGTGCGCGAGCTGATACGTCTCCCCCGAAAGGCCGGCGTTCTGGCGACGTGCTGCGAAGCCGGCGCGTTCAGCCCTCTCTCCACGATCTGGGAGCTTCACGAATGACAGAAGATGAAATCGACAAGTCAGCGGCATTCGCGGCGTCGCGGGCGAAGCTCCTTTCGCTGGCGTACCGGATGCTTGGTAGCCGCGCGGAGGCCGAGGACGTCGTGCAGGATGCCTGGCTGAAATGGCATCTCGCGGACGCGAGCGATGTGCGCGCCCCCGCTGGATGGCTCACCACGATCACGACCCGCCTAGCCATCGACCGGCTCCGGCATCTGCAGATGGAGCGCGCCTCGCGTGCAGGCGGCTGGCTGCCTGAGCCATGGCTGGACGATGTCGCGCCGTCGGCGGAAGAGGTGGCGTTGCGGTCGGTGGATATGTCGTACGGTCTGTTGCTGCTGCTCGAACGGCTGACGCCGGACGAGCGCGCGGCGTTCGTGCTGCACGAGGCGTTCGACTGCGACTATGCGGAGATCGCGCAGATCATCGACAAGTCCGTCGCCAACTGCCGGCAGATCGTGCATCGGGCGAAAGCCCGCCTGCGTCGTGCGGGCGATGAGCCGAGGCCGGCAGTCGATCCGGCCGCGCATGCCAAGGTGGTCGAACGTTTGCGTGCGGCGATCGAGGCGCAGGATCGCGCGCAGTTGATGCGTCTTTTCAGCGTCGAGCCCGTGGTGCTCACCGACGCAGACGTTGCCGATACCGGAGCCGTCATCGCGTCCGCGCGCTGGGTGGATCAGGTTGTATCGCGCGCCGCGCCGCCGGTTGCGGCCGAAGCGGTATCGATCAATGGCGCGACCGGCATTGCGCTGCTGCACGAGGGCGAGATTACCGAACTGCTGGACGTAACGATCGAAGACGGACGTATCGTGCGGCTGTGCATTGTGTCGTCCGCAGCGAATCTTGATGCGGCGAATCGCGACTTCGGTGCGCGAGCGGTGGTTCGTCTGCTGAAGTCGATGTGCAGCCACAGCTGCATGCCTGCCATGCTGAGCGCTCAGCCCGTCACCCTGTGCTGAGCGCGTTGCACGCCGTGTCCCGCGGTCAGTTCCGGTGCGCGGCGACTTCCCAGTTGATGTCCACGCACAGCACCTGCAGCCCGCGTGCCGTTTCCGCCGCAATGGACGCCGTCACGCAAAGGTGCGCCTCGTTGATCGACAGATACGGCGGCGTCAGATGTACCCGGCCGGGCGCGCGCATGGCCCCGATGAAATAGGGCCGGCGCTCCCAGCTTGCCCCTTCCGAATGCAGCAGCGGACGGAAACGCTTCGCGCGTTGTGAAGCGCGGCCCGGCGGCAGCACGTTGTCGCCGATCTGACGGCCTGAGCCGTCTAGCAGGAAGCAGCGCGCGGTTTCGCCGAGCGCGAGGAGCGGTGCGGTGGCCTGCGCCACCGTCTGCCCGGAGACGAGTTCGGCGCTTGCCTGCTCGAGCGCCGCTACGTACGGTGCGAGACGCCGCACCTGGGCCCGCTCGCGGGCGGCCACCCGTTCGCGCAACGCGGCCGACAATGCATCCATCAGCCCCGCAGCCACCTGCGGCTTCACCGGTTCGACGCTCGGCCCTGCGAAATAGGCGCCCTGCACGAAATCGACGTTGCATTCGAGCGCGATCAGCGCATCGCGTTCGGTCGACAGGCCGCCCATCAGAACCAGTTGCCCGGATTCATGCAGGAGCGACACGAGGCCAGGCAATACGCGTTCGATATGCGAGTGTTCGCTCGCCTGCGCGAGGATGCATCGATCGAGCGTGACGATGTCGGGACGCAGTTGCCACACGCGGTCGATGTTCGAATGCTTCACGCCGAAACCGTCTAGCGCGATCAGGAACCCCGCTTTACGCAGCGTGTCGATGATCTCGGCAAAGCGCGTGGTCTCGCCGCCTGCCTGCTCCGACACTTCCAGCACCACACGCTGCGGCGGAAGCCCCAGCGCTTTCAGGCCGGCAAGCAGCGCATCGCCGTAAACCGTATCCATCAGGGCAGCCGGGTGCAGGCTCAGGAAGAGCCACTCGTCATGGCTGTCGAATGCATTGAAGTTGCCGAGGTGTAGCGATTCGGCGAGCCGGCCGAGTTCGAGCAGATCCCCGCGCCGCGCCGCCTGCGTGAAAACCTCGTGCGACGGTACCTGGCTGCCATGTTCGTCGCGCGCGCGCAGCGACGCGTGATAGCCGATAGCGCGCCGGTGCGATACCGAGAACACTGGCTGAAACACGCTGAAGACTGTGTAGCCGCCGTACAGGACGGTGCGCCGGGTGCCTTCGTCGCCCGCCATGGGGCGCGGCGGCTGGAAACCGGGAGGATCGAGTTCGAGCATGCTCATCATGTCAGTCGTGTGATGGTCAGCACGCTGCGCGCAGCACGCCGAAAGTTCAAGTTTACAGGATTGATGAGCAAGAAACATGCGCGCGAAAGTGCGCTCATGCTCCCCAACTTCTGACAAAACGGGCGTTGATTCACGCTTTGCGATGGCGCGACGCACATCAATGGTGCGTCCCGCGCCCGGTCGCGGGCAGCGAATCGTGCCGCCGCGCGCGGCCGGCGGGAACGGGGCGCTCAGGTCCGCTCGGAAGGATCGGTCTTTTTGGCGGGGCGTCGGATGTCCGCCGAAAGCTGCGCGAAGATCCACGACGACCCGGCCGTGACGATGCCGACACACAGGAACGTTGCGTGGAAAGCGGGCAGCGAGTTGACCGCGGTGACACGCGGAAGCAGACCGGTGAACGTTGCGAGCAGCGCACCGGCGACGGTCACTCCGAGACTCATCGACAGCATCTGCACGAGCGAAAAGAGGCTGTTGCCGCTGCTTGCGCCGCCGGTGCCGAGGTCCTTGAGCGTGAGCGTATTCATCGCGGTGAACTGCATCGAGTTCACACCGCCGAAGGACGCGAGTTGCACGACACGAAGCCAGAGCGGCTGGCCTGCGCTCGTCAGCGAGAAGCTCGCCATCGCGAGGCCGACCATTACCGTATTCGTCACCAGCACGGGGCGATAGCCGTACTTCATGATCAGTTTCGTCACGAGGCGTTTCGACGACATGCCTGCCGCTGCCACCGGCAGCATCATCAGGCCGGCTTCGAACGCGGTGTAGCCGAGGCTCACCTGCAGCAGGAGCGGAATCAGATAGGGCATGGCGCCGCTGCCGATCCGCGCAAACAGGTTGCCGAGCAGGCCGACGCTGAAGGTGTGGATCTTGAAGAGATCGAGTGAAAAGATCGGTTGCGGCGCGCGCACTGCGTGCAGTCCATAGGCGACGAAGGCGGCCAGGCTCAGGATCAGCAACACCAGAACCGTAGCGTGCCCGATGCCGAATTCGGTGCGGCCGTCGAGCGCGAACGAAATGGCGACCATGCCGACGACCAGCAACAGATAGCCCTTGAGGTCGAATTTCGCGGTATCGGGATTGCGGCTGTCCGGCATGAAGATGAACGTCGCGATGCAGCCGACGATGCCGACCGGCACGTTGATCAGGAAGATCCAGTGCCATGACGCAATCTTGACGAGCCAGCCGCCAAGCGTCGGTCCGATGAGCGGCCCGATGAGTCCAGGGATCGCCACGAACGACAGCGCGGGCAGATACCGTTCGGCCGGAAAGGTGCGCAGCACGGCGAGGCGCCCGACCGGCAGCAACATTGCGCCGCCGACGCCCTGCACGATGCGCCACACGACCAGCTGGTTCAGCGAATGCGCGTTCGCACACAGCAGCGAACCGACGGCGAACACCAGGATCGCGCTGAAGAACACGCGCCGCGTACCGAGCCTGTCCGCGAGCCAGCCTGACACCGGAATCATCACGGCCATCGTCAGCGAGTACGCGATCACGACGGATTGCATCCGCAGCGGCAGTTCGCCGAGACTCCTCGCAATCGCGGGCAACGCGGTGTTGACGATGGTCGAATCGAGCGTTTGCATGAAGAAGCCGGTGGCGACGAGCCACAGCATCACGGTCAGGGACTTCTGGGAGGGGGTGTTCGCAATCTGGGCAGTGGACATGGAGAGCAGGGGCGGCGCGGGCGGTGCGCAGTGGGGCGGGCCGGGCAGCCGCCATTTTAGGGGAAGCAGGCCGCCCATGCGGATCCAGCAGATCCGGCAGCCAATGCCGGTGGCCGGACCGCGTCCAGCCAGCCAGTCTCTTCAAGCGGGAAGGCGCGCTGCGGCGTCGAAAAACGCCCGCGCACGCGGGTCGTTGGTGAAAGCCGCGTTGACGCGGATCCACGGGCTCATTTCCGCGTTGGGCCGGAAATAGCTGCCCGGCGCGACGGTCACGCCGAGCGGCGCTCCGCATTCGACGAGGCGCGCCGCGTCTTCGACGTGCGGCACACGCGCCCAGACGAACTTGCCGCCCAGTGGCTTTTCGAACACTTCCCAGCCGCTGTCTTCGAGGGTCTGGACGGTCAGGCCGAGCGCGTCGCGCATGCGGCGGCGCAGCCGTTCGAGATACTTCCTGTACATGCCGCGTTCGAGCAGCGCAACCGCGACCGCTTCCGCAAACCGCGAGCCGCCGATGCTCGTCAGCATCTTCACGTCGGCAAGGTCCTTGACGATGGCCGGACTCGCGATGAGATAGCCGATCCGTAGCGACGACGATAGCGTCTTCGACAGGCCGCCCACGTACACCACGTGTTCGAGCTGGTCGAGCGTCGCGAGGCGGTCGGTGGGCTCGGCCTGGAAGTCGGCGTAAATGTCGTCTTCGATGATCGTGAACTGGTGTTCGCGGGCGAGTTGCAGGAGCCGGAACGCGACCGGTGGCGCGATCGTCGTGCCGGTCGGATTGTGGAAGACCGTGTTGATGAAGAAGAGCCGTGGCCTGTGCTCCTTCAGTTGCGCCTGCATGGCGTCGAGGTCGGGGCCGTTGCGCGTCCTTGGAATGCCGATGAGACGCACCCCATGCAGTTTCAGCAGGCCGTTCAGGTTGTAGTACCCCGGATCTTCAACGAACACCGTGTCGCCGGCCTTGAGCATGTAGCGCATCAACAGGTCGAGTGCCTGGCTTGCGCCGTTCGTAATCAGGATCTGCGACGCGTCGGCCTCGATGCCGAGCTGCGCGACGCGGCTTTGCAGATGGTCGCGCAAGGTTGCATTGCCGAGCGGCGTCGCGTAATCGATCAGGCTTGAACTGTCGACCCGCGATACATGACGGATCGCCTGGCCGATGCTGTCCATGTCGCGCCACGCTTCGGGGATGAAGCCGCTGCCGAGCTTGAGCGACTCGCCCGGATGGTTGAACTGTTGAAGGATGTGGACCGATTCTTCGTCGGCCCGCCGCGGGTCCGAAGTGCCCTCGCCGGCGAGCGCCCCACGCGGACGTTCGCTCACGTAGAAACCCGAACCGTGGCGCGAATCGATATAGCCGAGCGACACGAGGCGATCGTACGCCTCGATCACCGGAAAACGGCTGATCGCGTAGTCGGCGGCGAACTGGCGGATCGACGGCAGTTTTGCGCCCGGATGGGCCGCCCGGGAACGGATCCACGTCTGCACGCCGGTGACGATCTGCTCGGTTAGGGGGACACCGTTGTCGCGGTTCAGTTCGAGTTTCATACGGCCTCCGTCTTCGGTGTGCCGGTCACTGTCTGGTTTTTCGACTGTACAGTTTCAATGAAACTGTACAGAACTGTGCATGGGTTTCCGGTCCCCGCGCCGCAATAATGACTCAACCATCAAGCCGTTTCAAGGAGCACTGCGATGCGCGAAATCCGTACTTTCGAACTGGAACATGGCGAGCCGGCGGCCGCGTGGCGCGTCGCTCAACCGCTCGTCCTGAAAGTGATGGCCGGCGAGATCTGGCTCACGCTCGATGGCGACTCCGAAGACTACTGGCTGTCTGCGGGCGATACCTTCGAGTTGCCGCGCGGCGCCCGCGCGTGGGTTAGCGCAGGGCAGGGCGCGGCACGGCTCGCGCTGGCCGTTGCCGGCTGCAGGCAGCAGGTGCGGACGATGGCTACGTCGGCTTCGCGGCTCTTCTGGCGCGACTGGCTGCCGCGCTGGCTGACGGCAGCCTGATCGCGCCGGGGCGTGCGTTCAGCGTGCCATCGTGCGCCGCATGCAGGGTGAGAATCGAACGGTTGCAGGGCACCCGTCGATCGTTTTGTGGTCGAATCGGGATACACAGACTCGCCATGGCGTCCGTCGCTGGCGCCTGCCAGGTTCATGACACCTCAACTTGCACTCAGGCATATCTGGTCGATCGCGGGATGCGATCTCGCGGCGCTCGACGCCGTGTCGATCGAAGGATCGGATCCCGCGCTCCCGTCGGTCTATCGCGTCGGCACGCTCGCGGCCTCAACGATCGCAGCGACGGCGCTCGCCGCTGCCGAATGTTTTCGTCTGCGCACAGGTCGTCGGCAACGCGTCGATGTCGCCGTGCGGCGAGCGCTTGTGGCGTTTCGCAGCGAGCGCTACCTGCGTGTAAACGAGGGTCCCGCTCCTGAGTTGCGCAGTCCTGTCACGGGCTTCTATGCGACCCGCGATGGTCGCTGGATACAGCTGCATACGAACTTTCAGCATCATCTCGATGGCGTGCTGAGGGTGCTCGGCTGCGCGAACGATCCCGCAGCCGTCGCCGCAGCGATTCGCGGCTGGGATGGCGCGACGCTCGATCAAACGCTTGCTGATGCGGGCCTGTGTGCCGCGCTGATCCGTGCGCCGCACGAGTGGGGAGCGCTGGATCAGGCGAAGGCTGTCGCGGCGTTGCCGCTCTTCGAGATCGAACGGATCGGCGACGCCCCGCCCGAATCCCCGGGACGTGGCGACGCCGCGCGGCCGCTTGCCGGTACACGGGTGCTCGACCTGTCGCGGATCATCGCGGGACCTGTGGCGGGGCGCGCACTCGCGCAGCATGGTGCGCAGGTACTGCTTGTGAATGGTCCGCATCTGCCGAACATCGCGCCGCTCGTCATCGATAACGGGCGCGGCAAACGCTCCGCGACCCTCGATCTTCGCGACGAAGCCGCGCGCGAGCAACTACGTGCACTGGTGTCGCACGATGCGGACGTGTTTCTGCAGGCCTATCGCCCGGGTTCGCTCGCGGCGCGCGGCTTTGCGCCGGAACAGCTGGCGCGGTTGCGACCCGGCATCGTGTGCGTGTCGATTTCGGCGTACGGACATACCGGACCGTGGGCCATGCGGCGCGGCTTCGACAGCCTCGTGCAGTCGGCGAGCGGGATTGCGTGGACGGAAAGCCGGGCGGCGGCTGCGGGTGATGAATCGGCGGCACAAGGGCAGAGTGACAGGCCAAAGCACCTGCCCTGTCAGGCGCTCGATCACGCCACCGGCTACCTGGCCGCCTTCGGTGCGATGGCGGCCCTCGCGCGCCGGGCGACCGAGGGCGGCAGCTGGCATGTGAGCATGTCGTTAGCGCAGACCGGTCGCTGGTTGCAGTCGTTCGGACAGGTCGACGACGGGTGGCGCACGCCCGACGTCACCTTCGATGACGTGCAGGACTGTCTGGAAACCGTCGAGTCGCCATTCGGCCGGATTCGCGCAGCGACACCCGCAGAACGGATGTCGGAGACGCAGCCGTTTTACGCGAGGCCGCCGGTGCCAATCGGCACCGATGAGGCGCGCTGGGAACCGTGACGCGCCGCACATTTGCCTACTTGCGAAGCTCCGCCACGAAGTCGTAGTAGTCGTTGCGGCAGTAGGTATCAGTGAGTTCGATCGCGCGCTGGTCGGCCGTATAGCCGACGCGCGTGATCAGCAGCAGCGCCTCGTTCCGCGCGATGCTCATCTGCTGGGCGATTTCGTCGCTTGCGTTGACTGCGCGGAAATGCTGCAGCGCCCGCACGATCGACAGTCCGCGCTGGTCGAGATAGCTGTACAGCGAATCACCAATCGCCTGCGGATCGGGAATCACCGAGGACGGAAATGTCGAGTTCTCGACGGCCATCACGATTCCGTCCGCGAGCCGCAGCCGCCGCAGACGTGTCACCGCCGCGGCCGGCGACAATCCCAGCTGGATCACCTCATCGCGATTCGCCGGCTGGATTTCGCGCGACAGCCACTTCGAACTTGGCGTGAAGCCGCGCCGCCTCAGCATTTCGCTAAAGCTTGATAGTCGCGACAGGGGATCCTCATAACGCGGCGTGATAAAGCTGCCCGCGCCTTGCGTGCGCCGGATCAGTCCCTGCTCGACGAGCAGCGCAATGGCTTTGCGTGCGGTGATCCGCGAGACGCCCAGCGCCTCTGACAGGACACGCTCGGACGGCAGGGCTTCGCCCGCGTTCCAGCGGTTTTCGTGGATGGCGTGACCGAGTTTGCGGGCAAGTTGCAGGTAGAGCGGCGTGTCGTTTTCCGGGTCCGGGCGCAGGTCGCGCCAGCGGTCTTCCGAGGCAGAGTTCATGTGACGGACGCAAGAAGGGCAAGCGGCAATTCTATGTCATTGGCGCGTTGCGTTATAGCGGGCTTTTGCCTGGCAGTGAGTAGAAGCGTACGCGAGCGGATAAACTCGATCGTCCATCGCGCGGACTGGCGGTATGTGCGGGGCGGAGCGCCCGCACCGGTTGGTGGGCATTCGTAGACATGCACATACCTGACCGGACGCATCCCATCCACCCGATACGCGATTTGAAACCCAAGCAGAAGGAGTCTTCATGACGACCGATACCGCCAGCGTGAGCCTGCCTGACGGCGAGCGCATTCCGAAACTGGGACAGGGCACATGGGAGATGGGCGAGCAGCCGTCCCGGCGCACCGCCGAGATCGCCGCGCTGCGCGAAGGCATCGAACTCGGCATGACGCTGATCGATACCGCCGAGATGTATGGCGAAGGCGCCACGGAGACGCTTCTGGGCGAAGCCTTGCAAGGCATGCGTGACGACGTGTTTCTCGTCAGCAAGGTCTATCCACACAACGCGAGCCGACGCGGCGTGCAGGCCGCGTGCGAGCAGAGCCTGAAGCGTCTGAAGACCGACCGGCTCGATCTGTATCTGCTGCACTGGCGCGGCTCGGTGCCGCTCGCCGAGACCGTCGAAGGGTTCGAGGCGCTCCGTCGTGCAGGCAAGATCCGTCACTGGGGCGTCAGCAACTTCGACACTGACGATATGGAAGAACTCTTCTCGGTGCCGGGGGGCGACGCATGCGCCACGAACCAGATCCTGTACAACGTCGCGCGGCGCGGACCGGAGTTCGAACTGCTGCCGTGGCTGGCCGCTCGCAACCTGCCTGCGATGGCCTATAGCCCCATCGATCACGCGCGTTTGCCGAGGCGCTCGCCACTTGACGATATCGCCGGCGCCCGGGGCGTCTCCGTGTTTCAGGTGGCGCTTGCATGGGTGCTGCGGCGGCCAGAGGTGTTCGCGATTCCGAAGTCAGGGCGCATCGAGCATGTGCGCGCCAACCGTCGCGCACTCGATCTGCAACTCACCGCCGATGAATACGCCGCCGTCGACGCCCACTTCAGACCGCCACGCAGCAGGCGGCCGCTCGAGATGCTGTGAGCGGCGCGAGTTGACGAGCGATGGGTATCAGCTGCAGGCGTGATGCGAATGAACGGAGCCGAGTACGGCGACTTCCGCAGGCGTGCGCCTGAGCGCATCTTCGCTGACCTGACTGGCATCGCCGAGGAATTGATCGACGATTGTCGCGACCGGCGTGTCGTGCAGACAAAGCGACACGCGTTGCGTTTCGTTGGCGGGCAATGCGGTGCGCTGTCCAAGGAACAGGACGCCGTACTGATAGCCATGAATGATGCCGCGGATCTCGCCGACGCATTGACCTTGCGCGACGTTGTCGGATTTTTGCCGGCAGAGCTGGGTCAGCGAATACGCGGAGAAGGAGGGGTCGACTGGCGCGGCAGCTGACTGTGCGGGTGTCTGGGGCTGCGCTGTGGATTGTGCCGGGTTTTGTGCCTGACTCAGTGAAGCGAAGCCAAGCATGGCGGCCATCAACAGGCCGGACGCAGTACGTGCCGCGAAGTGGGGGACGTGTCGTTGCATAGGGTTGGCCTCATGCCAGATATTGAACTCGATATGAGGCAAATGGCGCAGTTTGGTTCCGGCACGCACGAGGTGCGCCGTCGACCATGGCGATGCTAAAGGAAGAGATAAGTCTGGATGATCCGGGCCCGGCGGTGACGCTCAGACCGGGGGATCTGATCGTCACCGCCCACTCAGGCTCGGACCGATAAGGCTGTTGGATCGTTTCGGAACAGGGAACGGTGCGGGGGCGCCGTTCCCTGGCTGCGGGTCTAACGTCCGCTGCCACCGCCGTGACCACCGCTGCCGGAGCCTCCGCCGAAGCCTCCGCCAAAACCGCCACCGTTCCCGAAACCACCGCCGAAGCCTCCAAAGCCGCCGCCGAAGCCGCCGCCCTTGCCCGCGCCACCGCTCGGGCCGCCGCTGCCGCAGCCGCAACCGCTAGTGCCACCACCACTACCGCCGCTGCTGCCGCTGCTGCCGCTGCTGCCGCTGCTGCCGCTGCTTCCGCCACCACCACCACCACCACCACCGCCACCACCACCGCCACTGCTTCCGCCACCGCCACCACCACCACCGCCACCACCGCCGCCACCACCACCGCCACCACCACCACCACCACCACCACCGCCACCACCACCACCACCACCACCACCACCACCACCACCACCACCACCACCACCACCACCACCACCACCCTTAGCACCGCTGTTACCCGAAGAACCACCGCCCGAGCCGTTCGCAGAGCCACTGCTCGAGTTGGCTGCCGAAGCGCCGCCACCTCCCGTGCTATTTCCGCTTGCGCTATTGCTGCCGCCACCACCGCTCGATGCCGCTCTGCCGCTCCCGCTGCTCCCGCTGCTCCCGCCGCGTCCGCTGTTGGCCAGCTTTCTGTCGCATTCGCCGACCGAATCGCCACGACATTCCTTGATCTGAAAAACGACCGCTGCATCGTCAGCCGCTGTTGTTGTCATGTCTGACGATGACCCCATTGCAGGCGATTCCCCCTGCGCGAGCACCGTGGCAGTTGCGCCGCCGCTTGAAGGCAGCGGCGCATCTGCATTCACGCTGCTTCCCGAAAAGGAAGCGCTGGCTGTTGCGCTATTCACCGGTTGCCGGGCGCCGGACGTGTTCCTGGTCGTCCCGCCTGTTGCCGGTGAAGTCGTCGCCTGCCCGCTGCTCGCCGGTAGCGGCGCATCGGCCGCGATGATCCACGTCGGAATCACGTCGGTCATCGCCGCGCCGTGCGCAGGCACCGCCAGTAAAGCCCCCGCGCCAGCAACACACGCTGCAGCACCCCGTAACAACACATCGTAGTACTTATCGAATTTGGTGTTATTCATTGCTTGTCTCCCGACGAAACGGCGGCTCCTCGTTTGCCGTCATTTCCTCTGGTCACTTCGCGTGCGACGGGCCTGTCATTGCGCGAGCCTCGTCGCTCCCCGGGGTCGGTCTGCACGCCGCACGTCTCGCATCGCTGCCGCGAGATGCGTAGAGCGTTCTCTTTAGCCTTCGTTCGTCGTCCATCGAATGAACGTGGATAACTCCGACCGCGTGCATCCAGTCCATGCGGCGGACCTCCCCGTCCGCCACCTGCGCTGTCTGCCGCATGCGACCGTGAAGGTCGCGCCCGGTTATCAGCGCGTGTCGACTGAGCCTCAAAGTCGCCCTGTCGATCATCGTTGGCCGGATGCCCGCATGATTCTTAGCGATATCCATGCCATTGCCCGCAAACCCATGTCCGAGGCAGGATCTGGCTCGCGTGTCTGACGCAGGCCTGGCGGAATCGGGTAAAAACGTTTCTGAGCTGAAACGCACGCGGTGCGGGCCATCGCGCAACGTGTCATCGATGTATCGCGACGTATCGAAGTTCAGGCGGCGCGGTGTGCATCCGCGATCGAAAAGGGTTCGCCCGAAACGGATCCGCAGGCGAAGATTGCAGCTCAAGCGTCGCGGCGAGGGGCTTGTAGCGCGCGAAGTTCTTCAAGAGGGATGTGGCAGCGGATCCGATGGCCGTT
Protein-coding regions in this window:
- a CDS encoding GntR family transcriptional regulator, with the protein product MNSASEDRWRDLRPDPENDTPLYLQLARKLGHAIHENRWNAGEALPSERVLSEALGVSRITARKAIALLVEQGLIRRTQGAGSFITPRYEDPLSRLSSFSEMLRRRGFTPSSKWLSREIQPANRDEVIQLGLSPAAAVTRLRRLRLADGIVMAVENSTFPSSVIPDPQAIGDSLYSYLDQRGLSIVRALQHFRAVNASDEIAQQMSIARNEALLLITRVGYTADQRAIELTDTYCRNDYYDFVAELRK
- a CDS encoding aldo/keto reductase; this encodes MTTDTASVSLPDGERIPKLGQGTWEMGEQPSRRTAEIAALREGIELGMTLIDTAEMYGEGATETLLGEALQGMRDDVFLVSKVYPHNASRRGVQAACEQSLKRLKTDRLDLYLLHWRGSVPLAETVEGFEALRRAGKIRHWGVSNFDTDDMEELFSVPGGDACATNQILYNVARRGPEFELLPWLAARNLPAMAYSPIDHARLPRRSPLDDIAGARGVSVFQVALAWVLRRPEVFAIPKSGRIEHVRANRRALDLQLTADEYAAVDAHFRPPRSRRPLEML